From a single Rosa rugosa chromosome 7, drRosRugo1.1, whole genome shotgun sequence genomic region:
- the LOC133723605 gene encoding tRNA threonylcarbamoyladenosine dehydratase isoform X1, translating into MEERARCFTFLGVGALLGSVSTFLLLKLLPRRIANHCDKKALQMNDINGKGLASETPTNCSAVTGSGNSKLAGVDLLNDEIVCEQLTRNIQFFGLEPQQKVTASYVVVIGLGGVGSHAASMLLRSGVGRLLLVDFDQVSVSSLNRHAVATRADVGIPKAQCLKDHFLSIFPECHIEAKVLLYNASSEEEILSGHPDFVLDCIDNIDTKVALLAACVRRGLKVLSATGAGARADPTRIRIADLRQSTNDPLSRAVRHRLKREYGIEGGIPVVFSLEKPKAKLLPFKGQSGEEENPSDYQIVPGFRVRIIPVLGTIPAIFGQVMASYVLTQLAELQVQLEPVINLDIDHYRMLHQRLIEHEESLYGTALHVQVDVEEVMYVAKELWHGRSAREPIAKDVGRSMWRSVNELMLLRWDREKPASVSNLILLKFKEADEHESRTLEDIKEEEPEFFVRVTSVLKRAELEFGL; encoded by the exons ATATTAATGGTAAAGGGTTGGCATCTGAGACACCTACAAATTGCAGTGCAGTTACTGGGAGCGGAAATAGCAAGTTAGCTGGTGTAGACCTTCTAAATGATGAGATAGTCTGTGAACAACTAACAAG AAACATTCAATTCTTTGGACTTGAACCTCAACAAAAAGTGACTGCTTCCTATGTTGTGGTCATTGGTCTTGGAGGAGTTGGAAGTCATGCTGCATCAATGCTTTTGCGGTCGGGGGTTGGCAGGCTTCTCCTTGTGGACTTTGATCAG GTATCAGTTTCATCACTTAATCGACATGCTGTTGCAACAAGAGCTGACGTTGGTATCCCAAAAGCCCAGTGTCTGAAAGATCATTTCTTATCTATCTTCCCAGAGTGTCACATAGAAGCAAAGGTCCTGTTATACAATGCATCGTCTGAGGAAGAGATTCTTTCAGGTCATCCTGATTTTGTTTTGGACTGCATTGACAACATTGATACAAAG GTGGCACTTCTTGCGGCATGTGTACGTAGGGGTTTAAAGGTCCTATCAGCCACAGGAGCTGGTGCTAGAGCTGACCCGACAAGAATACGCATTGCTGATTTAAGACAATCGACAAATGACCCATTATCTCGAGCT GTGAGACACCGTTTGAAGAGAGAGTATGGCATTGAAGGTGGCATTCCTGTTGTATTTTCATTGGAGAAACCTAAGGCAAAGCTTCTTCCATTTAAAGGACAaagtggagaagaagaaaatcctTCAGATTACCAG ATAGTACCAGGGTTTAGGGTTCGCATAATACCTGTCCTTGGTACCATTCCTGCAATATTTGGCCAAGTGATGGCCTCCTATGTGTTGACACAACTTGCAGAATTGCAAGTTCAATTGGAACCTGTGATAAACTTGGACATTGACCATTACCGGATGCTTCACCAACGTCTTATTGAGCATGAGGAGTCATTGTATGGCACTGCCTTGCATGTGCAG GTAGATGTTGAAGAAGTGATGTATGTTGCAAAAGAGTTGTGGCATGGAAGAAGTGCTAGAGAGCCAATTGCTAAAGATGTAGGACGTAGCATGTGGCGATCGGTGaatgaattaatgcttttgaG GTGGGACCGGGAAAAGCCGGCATCTGTGTCCAACTTAATTCTCTTGAAATTTAAAGAG GCAGATGAACATGAATCCAGGACTCTTGAAGATATAAAAGAAGAGGAACCAGAATTTTTTGTTCGAGTTACATCTGTTCTGAAGCGAGCCGAACTAGAATTTGGCTTGTAA